Proteins from one Streptosporangium becharense genomic window:
- a CDS encoding DNA-3-methyladenine glycosylase: protein MPADGAGARGPMPRLAGGEQAGREPSPGGESDGHRLSGSAALPRDFFDRPSHEVAPDLLGRVLVHGPVAVRLTEVEAYGLPGQDAASHTYRGPTPRNAVMFGPPGHLYVYFTYGMHFCANLTCMPEQIGSGVLLRAGEVIAGSSVALARRTAGAARTVSERDLARGPARLAVALGFTREHNGLDACVPGRLSVLEGEPAETSSILSGPRTGVSSAQETPWRFWIDGDPTVSPHRRHVPRRRQAP, encoded by the coding sequence GCGGGAGCCCTCGCCCGGCGGAGAGAGCGACGGGCACCGGCTCTCCGGGTCCGCCGCGCTGCCGCGTGACTTCTTCGACCGGCCCTCGCACGAGGTGGCCCCCGACCTGCTGGGGCGGGTGCTCGTGCACGGGCCGGTCGCCGTGCGCCTCACCGAGGTCGAGGCGTACGGCCTGCCGGGGCAGGACGCGGCCTCGCACACCTACCGCGGCCCGACACCCCGCAACGCGGTGATGTTCGGGCCACCGGGTCACCTGTACGTCTACTTCACCTACGGCATGCACTTCTGCGCGAACCTGACGTGCATGCCGGAACAGATCGGATCCGGGGTGCTGCTGCGCGCCGGAGAGGTGATCGCCGGGAGCAGCGTCGCCCTGGCCCGCCGGACCGCCGGTGCCGCCCGCACCGTCTCGGAGCGGGATCTCGCCCGCGGCCCCGCGCGCCTGGCGGTGGCGCTGGGCTTCACCCGTGAGCACAACGGGCTCGACGCCTGCGTGCCGGGACGGCTCTCGGTGCTGGAGGGCGAGCCCGCCGAGACCTCGTCGATCCTCTCGGGGCCGCGCACCGGGGTCTCCTCGGCGCAGGAGACGCCGTGGCGCTTCTGGATCGACGGCGACCCGACCGTCTCGCCCCACCGCCGTCACGTCCCGCGCCGCCGTCAGGCACCGTGA
- the tyrS gene encoding tyrosine--tRNA ligase: protein MTDILDELEWRDVIAQTTDADALRRALAEGPITVYGGFDPTAPSLHAGNLATLLILTRFQRAGHRPIGLVGGATGLIGDPSGRSTERSLNSSDLVAEWVARIRVQVEKFLSFDGGPTGATLVSNLDWTAQMSAIDFLRDVGKHFPVNRMLARESVSARLGGDGLSYTEFSYQILQANDYLELYRRHGCTLQLGGSDQWGNITAGVDLIRRVEGAHVHALTGKLITKSDGTKFGKTAGGAIWLDPALTSPYAFYQYWLNADDRDVIRFLKVFTFRTRDEIAELEKAVADRPAAREAQRTLAEDVTTLVHGAEELERVVAASRALFGQGSLQDLDARTLGSALAEVPCAKVPALGASFVDLLADSGLVKSKSEARRTVKEGGAYLNNVKVSDEAYVPSAEDLIHGRFMVLRRGKRSIGGVEVTGA from the coding sequence GTGACCGACATCCTCGATGAGCTCGAATGGCGCGACGTCATCGCGCAGACCACCGATGCCGACGCGCTGCGCCGTGCACTCGCCGAGGGACCGATCACGGTTTATGGAGGCTTCGACCCGACCGCGCCTTCGCTGCACGCCGGCAACCTGGCCACGCTGCTGATCCTCACCCGGTTCCAGCGGGCGGGTCACCGGCCGATCGGCCTTGTCGGCGGTGCCACCGGCCTCATCGGAGACCCGAGCGGCCGCAGCACGGAGCGGTCCCTCAACTCCTCGGATCTCGTCGCCGAGTGGGTCGCGCGCATCCGCGTCCAGGTGGAGAAGTTCCTCTCCTTCGACGGCGGTCCGACCGGCGCGACACTCGTCAGCAACCTCGACTGGACCGCGCAGATGTCCGCCATCGACTTCCTGCGTGACGTCGGCAAGCACTTCCCGGTCAACCGCATGCTGGCCCGGGAGTCGGTGTCCGCCCGCCTGGGCGGTGACGGGCTGAGCTACACCGAGTTCAGCTACCAGATCCTTCAGGCCAACGACTACCTGGAGCTCTACCGCCGCCACGGCTGCACGCTCCAGCTCGGCGGCAGCGACCAGTGGGGCAACATCACCGCGGGTGTCGACCTGATCCGCCGGGTGGAGGGTGCGCACGTCCACGCTCTGACGGGCAAGCTCATCACCAAGTCGGACGGCACCAAGTTCGGCAAGACCGCGGGCGGCGCCATCTGGCTCGACCCGGCGCTCACCTCGCCGTACGCGTTCTACCAGTACTGGCTCAACGCCGACGACCGTGATGTGATCCGCTTCCTGAAGGTGTTCACCTTCCGCACGCGGGACGAGATCGCCGAGCTGGAGAAGGCCGTCGCCGACCGGCCGGCGGCCCGGGAGGCGCAGCGGACTCTCGCGGAGGACGTCACCACGCTCGTCCACGGTGCCGAGGAGCTGGAGCGCGTCGTCGCCGCCTCGCGAGCCCTGTTCGGCCAGGGCTCGCTGCAGGATCTCGACGCCCGCACCCTCGGATCGGCGCTCGCGGAGGTTCCGTGCGCGAAGGTTCCCGCCCTCGGCGCGTCTTTCGTGGACCTGCTCGCCGACAGCGGTCTGGTCAAGTCGAAGTCCGAGGCCAGGCGCACGGTCAAGGAAGGCGGCGCCTACCTCAACAATGTCAAGGTGAGCGACGAGGCCTACGTGCCGTCGGCCGAGGATCTGATCCACGGTCGGTTCATGGTGCTGCGGCGGGGCAAGCGTTCCATCGGTGGCGTCGAGGTCACCGGGGCCTGA